The Anolis carolinensis isolate JA03-04 chromosome 2, rAnoCar3.1.pri, whole genome shotgun sequence genome has a window encoding:
- the LOC100559581 gene encoding alpha-soluble NSF attachment protein-like encodes MAMDTSGKEKEALQLLAEADKKVCGSHGFFSGLFGGGSSRVEEACDIYARAANMFKMAKNWSAAGNAFGQAAQLHLQLQNKHDAAMSFVDAGNAFKKADPQEAINCLLRSIEIYTDMGRFTIAAKHHITIAEIYETELVDIEKAIAHYEQAADYYKGEESNSSANKCLLKVATYAAQLEQYQKAIEIYEQVGTSAMDSPLLKYSAKEYFFKAALCHFCIDMLNAKLAVQKYEEMFPAFSDSRECKLVKKLLDAHEEQNIDSYTESVKEYDSISRLDQWLTTMLLRIKKTIQGEEEDLR; translated from the coding sequence ATGGCAATGGATACGAGCGGCAAGGAGAAAGAAGCCCTTCAGCTCCTGGCCGAAGCGGACAAGAAAGTGTGCGGCTCCCACGGCTTCTTCTCGGGACTCTTCGGGGGCGGCTCCTCCAGGGTTGAAGAAGCATGTGATATCTATGCAAGGGCAGCCAATATGTTTAAAATGGCAAAGAACTGGAGTGCTGCTGGGAATGCTTTCGGCCAGGCTGCTCAGTTGCACCTCCAGTTGCAGAACAAACATGATGCAGCCATGAGTTTTGTGGATGCGGGTAATGCCTTCAAGAAAGCAGATCCTCAAGAGGCCATTAACTGTCTCCTCAGATCTATTGAGATCTACACAGACATGGGCCGTTTCACTATTGCAGCCAAACACCACATAACAATAGCAGAGATCTATGAAACAGAACTGGTAGACATTGAAAAGGCAATAGCTCATTATGAACAAGCTGCAGATTACTATAAAGGTGAAGAATCTAATAGCTCTGCTAACAAGTGTTTGCTGAAAGTGGCTACTTACGCAGCTCAGCTGGAGCAGTACCAGAAGGCTATTGAGATCTATGAGCAGGTGGGCACCAGTGCCATGGACAGTCCCCTGCTGAAGTACAGTGCAAAGGAGTACTTTTTCAAAGCGGCCCTCTGCCATTTCTGCATTGACATGCTCAACGCTAAGTTGGCTGTACAGAAATATGAAGAAATGTTCCCGGCTTTCTCTGACTCCAGAGAGTGCAAACTGGTTAAAAAATTGCTGGATGCTCATGAGGAACAGAACATTGATAGCTACACTGAATCAGTGAAGGAGTATGATTCTATTTCTCGCCTTGACCAATGGCTCACTACCATGCTCCTGCGCATCAAGAAGACCATACAGGGTGAAGAGGAGGACCTGCGCTAA